GGCGCGCCACAATCGGCAAGCCGTACAGCGTGACGCGTTCCGACGCCACGACCTGTGCGGGTTCTTTTTCCCAGTGCGGATCAAAATACTGGCGGCTGACCAGATGCAGGGCCAGTTTCTCTACCCAGTCCGGTTCGATGGCGGCGGCGCAACGGCCGAACAACTTGGTTGTTTCGACCAGATCACCGGCCAGCACCCATTTGGGCCGCGCGCGCTTGAGGCCGGAACCGGGGAAAATCTGGAACTTGATCCCGCGCGCACCCAGGTATTCATCGGCCTCGGGCTGTTTCATGCCGATATTGCCCAGCAAGCCGGTGAGCAAGGCCTTGTGGATTTGCTCGTAAGTGCCGGGCTTGTCGTTCAGGCGCCACTCCATGTCTTCGGCAATGTCAGTGAGCTGGCGGTGCAGGTCACGCCATTCACGCAAGCGCAGATAAGACAAAAAGTGCTCGTGGCACAGGTTCACCAGTTGCCGGTTTGATTGCTTGTTGGCCAGCGCCTCTTCAAAGAAATGCCAGAGTTTCAGGTAAGACTGGAAATCCGACTTTTCATCAACAAAGCGGTGCTGGGCGCGGTCTGCCGCGTCGCGCGCGTCAAACGGCCGCTCGCGCGGGTCTTGCAGGCTGAGCGCACTGGCAATCACCAGAATCTCTTTCAGGCAGTTTTCCTGCTGCCCGCCCAAGAGCATACGGCCCAGTTTCGGGTCTACCGGCAAACGCGACAATTGCTTGCCGGTCGGGGTGAGGCGATCTTCTTCATCCACTGCGCCCAGTTCGCGCAGTTGCTGGTAGCCATCGGCAATCAGGCGGCCGGATGGGGCTTCCAGGAAGGGGAAATCATCGACCTTGCCCAGCTTGAGCGCAGCCATCCGCAAAATGACGGCCGCCAGCGAAGAACGGACGATTTCCGGATCAGTAAACGCGGGCCGGTTGTTGAAGTCGTCCTCGTCATACAAGCGCACGCAAATGCCGGAGCTGACCCGGCCGCAACGGCCAGCGCGCTGGCGGGCCGAGGCCTGGGAGATTTTCTCCACCAGCAGTTGTTCGACCTTGGCGCGCGGTGAATAGCGGTTAACCCGCGCCTGGCCAGAGTCGATCACATAGCGGATGCCCGGCACCGTGAGCGAGGTTTCGGCCACGTTGGTGGCCAGCACCACGCGGCGGCCGTTGGAACTGCGGAAAATGCGCTGCTGTTCTTCGTTGGACAAGCGCGCCAGCAAGGGCAGGACTTCGGCATCACGCACCTTGGCTTTGCGAAATTCCTCGGCGGTTTCGCGGATTTCGCGCTCGCCGGGCAAGAACACCAGCACGTCACCCGTGCCATCGTGGCGCCACAGTTCTTCTACGGCGTTGACGATGGCTTCTTCCATCTCGATTTCGGCATCGTCTTCATCGCGCGCCTGCAGCGGCCGGTAGCGCACTTCAACCGGGTAGGTGCGGCCAGACACTTCAATGACCGGCGCGCCGGAGAAATGGTTGGCAAAGCGGTCTGCATCAATCGTGGCCGAGGTGACGATCACTTTCAGATCTGGCCGCTGCGGCAGGATCTGCTTGAGATAACCCAGCAGAAAATCAATGTTCAGGCTGCGTTCGTGCGCCTCATCGATCAGGATGGTGTCATAGGCGCTCAACAGCGGATCGCTAAGGGTTTCGGCCAGCAAAATCCCGTCGGTCATCAGCTTGATGTAGCTGGCTTCTGAGGTCTTGTCGGCAAAGCGCACCTTGTAGCCGACCACGGCGCCGGTTTCGGAATTGAGTTCCTGGGCAATGCGGGTGGCCACAGAACGCGCGGCCAGGCGGCGTGGCTGGGTATGGCCGATCAAACCGGCCGTGCCGCGGCCCAGTTCCAGACAGATTTTGGGGAGCTGCGTGGTTTTGCCCGAACCCGTTTCGCCACAGATGATCACCACCTGGTTGGCAGCGATGGCGTCGCGGATTTCGTCGCGCTTCTGGTTGACGGGCAGGGCCTCGTCAAATGTCGGGCGCGGCAGGTTCTGTTCACGCAAGGCGTACTTGCGGCTGCTGGCTTCAATCTGCTGCGACAGCTCGGTCACGCTGCGGTCCACCGGTTTGCCCTGGGCGGCCCGCTGCTGCGCCGCGCGCAATCTGGGCTGCAGGCTGATGCGGTCGCGGGCAAGGCAATGCTGGAGTTCTTCGCCCAGCTGGGCAAGAAGGTCGGTGGACATATAAAACGAAACCGGGCGTCAAAAACGCCCGATTCTAGCATGAGCGCGGCTGCGCTCCGGCAGGCATGACGCCGCGTCTAGTGCAGGACCAGCAATGTGCGGGTTTTTTCCTCTGTGCCGATCTGCTGCACCCGGCAAGCGTGCGTCTTCTGGTCACGGTGATAGAGGAACTCCAGCGCGGTGCCGGGGCTGGATTCGGCCAGCAGTTGCTCGCTGTTGGCGGTAATGGCTTCCAGCGGGCGGCCAAGCAAGTCAGTCGGCGGCGTATTCAGGCGTTCGCACAGCGGGTTGTTCACAAACTCGATGATGCCCTTGCGCAGCAACATGAACGGCACCGGCAGCGCGTCGGCCACACCTTCAGACAGCGGGTCGGACGAGGCAATCAGCGCTTCGGCA
The Silvimonas iriomotensis genome window above contains:
- the hrpA gene encoding ATP-dependent RNA helicase HrpA, whose protein sequence is MSTDLLAQLGEELQHCLARDRISLQPRLRAAQQRAAQGKPVDRSVTELSQQIEASSRKYALREQNLPRPTFDEALPVNQKRDEIRDAIAANQVVIICGETGSGKTTQLPKICLELGRGTAGLIGHTQPRRLAARSVATRIAQELNSETGAVVGYKVRFADKTSEASYIKLMTDGILLAETLSDPLLSAYDTILIDEAHERSLNIDFLLGYLKQILPQRPDLKVIVTSATIDADRFANHFSGAPVIEVSGRTYPVEVRYRPLQARDEDDAEIEMEEAIVNAVEELWRHDGTGDVLVFLPGEREIRETAEEFRKAKVRDAEVLPLLARLSNEEQQRIFRSSNGRRVVLATNVAETSLTVPGIRYVIDSGQARVNRYSPRAKVEQLLVEKISQASARQRAGRCGRVSSGICVRLYDEDDFNNRPAFTDPEIVRSSLAAVILRMAALKLGKVDDFPFLEAPSGRLIADGYQQLRELGAVDEEDRLTPTGKQLSRLPVDPKLGRMLLGGQQENCLKEILVIASALSLQDPRERPFDARDAADRAQHRFVDEKSDFQSYLKLWHFFEEALANKQSNRQLVNLCHEHFLSYLRLREWRDLHRQLTDIAEDMEWRLNDKPGTYEQIHKALLTGLLGNIGMKQPEADEYLGARGIKFQIFPGSGLKRARPKWVLAGDLVETTKLFGRCAAAIEPDWVEKLALHLVSRQYFDPHWEKEPAQVVASERVTLYGLPIVARRRVNYGRINPVEAREIFIREALVRFNYNTKAKFQEHNFDVLTEIEELEHKARRQDFLVDEQVLYDHFDQIIPPGIVNGAGFEAWRKEAEKTTPRLLFLDREELMQRAAGIVTAEQFPAHFRLAEARLPLSYRFEPGHVLDGITLTLPLHQLNRVNANVFDWLVPGMLREKITLLIKALPKSIRRLCVPVPDFVTRMMTELDTADREAPLLPQLARAATRGIGQPVAEDDFSSVELPPHLQMNFRVVDDAGQELASGRDLVAIRAQLGEAAQMTFREAGGASDEGGNEIEKTGITKWDFGDLPAKLTFKRQGRNTTGYPALVVDEAESCAILLFDTEHAAEAAHREGVVHLLRIELKEHVKQLQKSVPNFQQLALQLRAIGNADMLLDDLINCICNRAFLGEDEAPRTKKAFDDQKARARARLPSVRDAAIRALTEVVADYASVAQIANKPGQISHELKDQLNKLVFNGFLAATPWEQLPRLPVYLKAMKLRVEKRTANPSRDMQRAAEVIDFEGKWRAEIDKWQRDGRDTAKLMPVRWMIEEWRISLFAQELRTPYPISLKRLSKLWEELLRR